The following proteins are encoded in a genomic region of Candidatus Bathyarchaeota archaeon:
- a CDS encoding aminopeptidase P family protein — protein MLQNIDEEMEKRELNALIVFSNSSYNNPEFHYLVGAHIPRGGVYLKKIFEPPILIVNSIDLIKAKEGNVKNIKTFNDYNYEKFLKVYGVKKAFPIFLQETLKTHKVSGKIILAGRIEASKALKVVEALKKSGYQIFIEDSPTLLESLMETKSEKEVEKIKIVSRKTEKVMEKTIDFISSLKRFGNRLFYKGKKATVGNVKSYVKQLLTEENLALTEEFILAVGIKSAYPHYLGESKDVLTLNKPIVFDLFPQELGGYFTDITRTIVVGKASKKIKEMYKTVLEAQEKAIEKIEEGVEAKEVMNNVCSFFEEKGYLTVRSSSKIENGFLHSLGHGVGLTIGEHPFLSLFSEDKLKRGSVFTIEPGLYNLKIGGVRVEDVFALNFEAKLESLTNLSKDLEV, from the coding sequence ATGCTTCAAAATATAGATGAAGAAATGGAGAAAAGAGAGTTAAATGCTCTTATTGTTTTTAGCAACTCAAGTTATAATAACCCTGAGTTTCATTATTTAGTTGGAGCGCATATTCCTAGAGGAGGAGTTTATTTAAAGAAAATTTTTGAGCCTCCTATATTAATTGTTAATTCAATAGATTTAATTAAAGCTAAAGAAGGAAACGTTAAAAATATTAAAACATTTAACGATTATAATTATGAAAAATTCTTGAAAGTTTATGGTGTTAAAAAAGCTTTTCCAATTTTTCTTCAAGAAACCCTTAAAACCCATAAAGTTTCCGGAAAAATAATTTTAGCTGGAAGAATTGAGGCTTCTAAAGCTTTAAAAGTTGTTGAAGCACTTAAAAAATCTGGTTATCAAATTTTTATAGAGGATTCTCCAACTTTGCTTGAATCTTTAATGGAAACTAAAAGCGAGAAAGAAGTTGAAAAAATTAAAATTGTCTCTAGAAAAACTGAGAAAGTTATGGAGAAAACTATAGATTTTATTTCAAGCCTTAAACGTTTCGGCAATCGGCTTTTCTATAAAGGAAAAAAAGCAACTGTAGGAAATGTTAAAAGCTATGTGAAGCAATTGTTAACTGAAGAAAACTTAGCTTTAACTGAAGAGTTTATTTTAGCTGTTGGAATTAAATCCGCTTACCCTCATTATTTAGGTGAAAGTAAAGACGTTTTAACCTTGAATAAACCAATAGTTTTTGATTTATTTCCTCAAGAGCTAGGCGGCTACTTCACTGATATAACTAGAACAATAGTTGTTGGTAAAGCTTCAAAAAAAATTAAGGAAATGTATAAAACAGTTTTAGAAGCTCAAGAAAAAGCTATTGAGAAAATAGAAGAAGGGGTTGAAGCTAAAGAAGTTATGAATAATGTTTGCAGTTTTTTCGAGGAAAAAGGTTACTTAACTGTTAGAAGCTCTAGTAAAATTGAAAATGGTTTTTTGCATTCTTTAGGTCATGGAGTTGGATTAACAATTGGTGAACATCCGTTTCTTTCGCTTTTTAGTGAAGATAAATTAAAAAGAGGAAGCGTATTTACAATTGAACCGGGATTATATAACTTGAAAATTGGTGGAGTAAGAGTTGAAGATGTTTTCGCTCTTAATTTTGAAGCCAAGCTTGAATCTTTAACAAATTTGAGTAAAGATTTAGAGGTTTAA
- a CDS encoding NUDIX domain-containing protein, translating to MVKVLVTQISAGGVVFRREKDKILFFLLGFKERGIWCLPKGIVEEGESELEAAEREVAEETGIKNLKLISKIGSINYQFWFKKNKINKTVHFYLFETDQIETKIGEEHDAYGWFTFNEALKSLSYLGERDILKKAYEAIPKKDLLSFMKGDLDES from the coding sequence ATGGTGAAAGTTTTGGTCACTCAAATTTCTGCAGGTGGAGTAGTTTTTAGAAGAGAGAAAGATAAAATTTTATTTTTTCTTTTAGGATTTAAAGAAAGGGGAATTTGGTGTTTACCAAAAGGGATTGTGGAAGAAGGTGAAAGCGAATTAGAAGCTGCTGAAAGAGAAGTTGCAGAGGAAACTGGAATAAAAAACTTAAAATTAATCAGTAAAATAGGATCAATTAATTATCAATTTTGGTTTAAAAAAAATAAGATAAATAAAACAGTTCATTTTTACCTTTTTGAAACTGATCAAATTGAAACTAAAATTGGAGAAGAGCATGATGCTTACGGATGGTTCACTTTTAATGAAGCTCTTAAATCTTTATCTTATCTTGGTGAAAGAGATATTTTAAAGAAAGCTTATGAAGCAATCCCTAAAAAAGATCTTTTAAGCTTTATGAAAGGCGACTTAGATGAAAGCTAA
- a CDS encoding DUF2284 domain-containing protein, whose protein sequence is MKANGEIEKIKRLALKFDVSEAKVIKTSKIIVENWVNWKCRYGCPDYGKWLTCPPYAPKPEETKSLFKEYKIALLFRLPDKIKLYNILNKLEREFFLQGYYKAFGLGGGHCPYCEKCTLDFKACKNPLLARPSMEACGINVFETAKNAGFPIKILKEKNQKVYRFGLVLIK, encoded by the coding sequence ATGAAAGCTAATGGCGAAATTGAAAAAATTAAAAGGCTCGCTTTAAAATTTGATGTTTCAGAAGCTAAAGTTATTAAAACATCAAAAATAATTGTTGAAAATTGGGTTAACTGGAAATGTCGGTATGGATGTCCAGATTATGGAAAATGGTTAACGTGTCCACCTTATGCACCTAAACCTGAAGAAACTAAATCTTTGTTTAAAGAATATAAAATTGCTTTATTGTTTAGGCTTCCAGACAAAATTAAGCTTTATAACATCCTTAACAAGCTTGAGCGAGAGTTTTTTCTTCAAGGCTATTATAAAGCTTTCGGGCTTGGGGGAGGCCATTGCCCTTACTGTGAAAAATGCACGCTTGATTTTAAAGCATGTAAAAACCCTTTATTAGCTAGACCATCAATGGAGGCTTGTGGAATAAACGTTTTTGAAACAGCTAAAAACGCAGGTTTCCCAATTAAAATTCTTAAAGAGAAAAATCAAAAGGTTTACAGGTTTGGATTAGTTTTAATAAAATAA
- a CDS encoding MFS transporter, protein MTSSINVAIPLIEKDLNVNAALLNWISLSYLLSAAVFLVPFGKIADIYGRKKIFKIGILIYMIASILSSFSTSFLYLISFRVLQGLGGAMILSAGVAILTSIFPIGERGRILGINVAAVYLGLSFGPFLGGFLTQNLGWRILFLLNAPLAALIIFLIYLKLRREWVEAKEEGFDLIGSLIYGFMLTTMLCGLSFLSKKIGVLMSLISFLSFLIFIKFEAKIENPILNINLFRENKVFIFSNLATLINYSATFAVSFLLSLYLQYIKSLNPQDTGLILAFQPIIQALFSPTAGKLSDKIEPRIIASIGMSLTFISLFSLSFLSNESSLNFILINLILLGLSFALFASPNTNAVMSSVEKRFYGVASATLATMRLIGQSLSMSITGLTFTIYIGEAEITIEKYQILLNSIKMLFMFFSFLCFAGIFASLKRGKLRH, encoded by the coding sequence ATGACTTCATCTATTAATGTGGCAATTCCATTAATTGAGAAAGATCTTAATGTAAACGCTGCTTTATTAAATTGGATTTCTTTATCTTATCTTTTATCAGCAGCTGTATTTCTTGTCCCTTTCGGTAAAATAGCTGATATTTATGGGAGAAAAAAGATTTTCAAAATTGGTATATTAATTTATATGATTGCCTCTATTTTGTCTTCTTTCTCAACCTCTTTTCTATATTTAATTTCTTTTAGAGTTTTACAAGGTTTAGGTGGCGCGATGATTTTAAGCGCTGGTGTTGCAATTTTAACTTCAATATTTCCTATTGGAGAAAGGGGAAGAATTTTAGGAATAAATGTTGCAGCAGTTTATTTAGGTCTTTCTTTTGGTCCATTTTTAGGAGGGTTTTTAACACAAAATTTAGGTTGGAGAATCTTATTTCTTTTAAACGCACCTTTAGCTGCATTAATAATTTTTCTTATATATTTAAAATTGAGGAGAGAATGGGTTGAAGCAAAAGAAGAAGGTTTTGATTTAATCGGTTCCTTAATTTATGGTTTTATGCTTACAACCATGCTATGCGGTCTTTCTTTTCTTTCAAAAAAGATTGGAGTATTAATGAGTTTAATCAGTTTCTTAAGTTTTTTGATTTTCATTAAATTTGAAGCTAAAATAGAAAATCCTATTTTAAACATCAATCTTTTTAGAGAAAATAAAGTTTTTATTTTCTCTAATTTAGCTACATTAATTAATTATAGTGCAACTTTCGCTGTAAGCTTTCTTTTAAGCCTTTATTTACAATATATAAAGAGTTTAAATCCTCAAGATACTGGATTAATTTTAGCTTTTCAACCTATTATTCAAGCTTTATTTTCCCCAACCGCTGGAAAGCTTTCAGATAAAATTGAGCCGAGAATAATTGCTTCAATAGGCATGTCATTAACTTTTATAAGCCTTTTCTCACTCTCTTTTTTAAGCAATGAATCAAGCTTAAATTTTATTTTAATTAACTTAATTCTTTTAGGGTTAAGCTTTGCTCTTTTCGCTTCTCCAAACACTAATGCTGTTATGAGCTCTGTTGAAAAAAGATTTTATGGTGTGGCTTCGGCAACTCTTGCAACAATGAGGTTAATTGGTCAATCTTTAAGCATGAGTATTACTGGGTTAACGTTCACAATTTATATTGGAGAAGCTGAAATTACAATTGAAAAATATCAAATTTTATTGAATAGTATAAAAATGCTATTTATGTTTTTTTCTTTTTTATGCTTCGCTGGAATATTTGCATCGCTTAAAAGAGGTAAGTTAAGGCATTAA
- a CDS encoding cupin domain-containing protein, which yields MQAKKLFEGVEWILTQGVSVKIILESDKIQFLLVKMASNAVIPMHNHLNEQMGICLKGKALIKTKKEESIVEENSVYKFASNEEHSVKALEETIFLDVFSPPREDYSKKQKNAEQSYNQ from the coding sequence ATGCAGGCGAAAAAGCTTTTTGAAGGAGTAGAATGGATTTTAACTCAAGGCGTTTCAGTAAAAATTATTTTAGAAAGCGATAAAATTCAATTTCTTCTAGTTAAAATGGCTTCAAACGCGGTTATTCCTATGCATAACCATTTAAACGAGCAGATGGGAATATGCCTTAAAGGTAAAGCATTAATTAAAACTAAAAAAGAAGAATCAATTGTTGAAGAGAACTCAGTTTACAAATTCGCTTCTAACGAAGAACATTCAGTTAAAGCTCTTGAAGAAACAATATTTTTAGATGTATTTTCGCCTCCACGCGAAGATTACTCAAAAAAACAGAAAAATGCGGAGCAAAGTTATAATCAATAA
- a CDS encoding branched-chain amino acid ABC transporter permease produces the protein MEGFDSEYLILTIVLWFGFYAIVVLSLNIEYGYGGIPNFGRALAVLMGGVAVGGLMNKILINIFKVSGGIIEASGVVKSIVNNIIAENPILGILILLSSLGLAAALGWVAGALFILPSARLSEDYLAITLLAISEVTYLVLYYNVDFIGGYYGVSIPDVLAFMPGTQRILAFTIILILITFGCYIFIEKLLNSPYGRVLRAMRENEFVAKAYGKNIMTLRVKTVALGSSIASLAGALYSFYSVNVIATSFSRVEWTFYPILMLILGGAGNNAGALLGAFAFVLTKILLITYKFEITSVLHLPFQAVWLEYILFGVAMILILLYKPEGLIKEKPIFTKAVKKIVEAKQKQE, from the coding sequence ATGGAGGGGTTTGATTCGGAGTATTTAATTCTCACAATAGTTTTATGGTTTGGTTTTTATGCAATAGTTGTTTTAAGCCTTAATATTGAGTATGGTTATGGTGGAATCCCAAATTTCGGTAGAGCTTTAGCAGTTTTAATGGGTGGAGTGGCTGTTGGAGGATTAATGAATAAGATTTTAATTAATATTTTTAAAGTTTCAGGTGGAATAATTGAAGCTAGCGGTGTAGTTAAATCAATTGTTAATAATATTATCGCTGAAAACCCAATTTTAGGTATATTGATTCTTTTATCTTCTTTAGGTTTAGCTGCAGCTTTAGGTTGGGTTGCTGGAGCTCTTTTTATTCTTCCAAGCGCTAGGCTTTCAGAAGATTATTTAGCTATAACTCTTTTAGCTATAAGCGAAGTAACATATTTAGTTTTATATTATAATGTGGATTTTATAGGTGGATATTATGGAGTTTCCATTCCAGATGTGCTGGCTTTTATGCCTGGTACCCAAAGAATTTTAGCTTTCACAATTATATTAATTTTAATAACGTTTGGATGCTATATTTTTATTGAAAAGCTTCTTAACTCGCCTTATGGTAGAGTTCTTAGAGCTATGAGAGAAAACGAGTTTGTAGCTAAAGCTTATGGAAAAAATATTATGACGCTTAGAGTTAAAACTGTAGCTTTAGGTTCATCAATAGCTTCTTTAGCAGGTGCGCTTTATTCTTTTTATTCAGTTAACGTTATAGCTACAAGCTTTAGTAGAGTTGAGTGGACGTTTTATCCAATTTTAATGCTTATTTTAGGAGGAGCTGGAAATAATGCAGGCGCCCTTTTAGGAGCCTTCGCATTCGTATTAACTAAAATTTTATTGATCACTTATAAATTTGAGATAACTTCAGTTTTGCATCTTCCTTTTCAAGCAGTATGGTTAGAATATATATTGTTTGGTGTAGCTATGATTTTAATTCTTCTTTATAAACCTGAAGGATTAATTAAAGAGAAACCTATATTTACTAAAGCTGTAAAAAAAATTGTTGAAGCTAAGCAAAAGCAAGAATAA